One Hylaeus volcanicus isolate JK05 chromosome 8, UHH_iyHylVolc1.0_haploid, whole genome shotgun sequence genomic window, CACCTCCGCGTCGACTAATTCATTGCAGCAAAACTTTGGACCCTCAatggaatttcatttcatctcTCTTTCTCAACACGCTAACATCCGTCGAAATCAATTCGAGAAGATTCGATTAATACGTTTGTTTATCTCCTGTTCGAACAAAGGACGTtactgaatattaattaaaatggcGACAACCTAACATGTAATTATCGATTTTCGCACATAACAAAAATGCACGCATTAAAAACGATAAAGATCGTTGTTCAAAATCATGTTACACAATAGCGCTAAAAACATAAACTAGATTGAGTCGCTTTCCAGATATCGTGGTCATTAATTAGATAAAGATAATTTCGAGAAAGAACGCATTTAAGTTTAGCTCTGTTCAAGTTTTATATGTCTTCGCCAACTTTATGCAGATAATTTCTTCCGTTGTGTACCTCAAGAAAACGTAAGAGAACAaatcgttctttctttttttttaaagcatgGTTTCTTTTAAAGCCATGAGGGACCGAGTAACGGATATCCCGCGGAAGGTCTCCTTGCCCGTCTGGACTCATCGACGGGCACGAAATCATGCTAACTACGAGGTCCGCGTGCGTCGAGCTGCGTCCGCTGCTGACGTTCACTTTTCAATACGGGGAGGTTCGCCGCTCCCCCACCATTTCACTCGTACTTTCATTACCTCCAAGAAATTCATCCGGCGAGGCCATTTTTCTATCATTGCCAGCTTCGTCGTCCCAGGTGATCCTTGGCCATCGTACGAGCGAGAGCCACGCACCCGGTGGACACCAGAATTTCGAAACACCATTTCGGAGGTCCGCGAAGGGCTGTGTGAAAACGCGGACCAACTTGTGAATTATGACGACGAAAGCGAGAGGCCTCCACGAATCAACGCCCTGGAAGAATCCGAAAATGCGACCGCAACGATTCACGtgacttaaaaaaaagaaaaagtctcGAGACAACGCGTCGAGAATACATACAGATCTCGTCTCCCGATCGAACAAAGGAAGAATAAACGACGAAACGAGTGaacaatttagaaaatcaaaatttccgAATTTTTCGGAAGATCGACTGTGATTCGAAGTATTCGTATTTTTCGTTTGGTTTTGCTGTGATAATTAATTCGTACTTGTTCGAGGAGAGACGTTCTTGCAACGCTTAGATCGAAGTAACGCTATTTAGGTAACGTCGATCATGATTAGTTGAGGTCGATCGTCGACTCGTGTAACGATCTTGCTGGCTCAAGTGTTTTTGGTGTCGAACGTATTCCGAAGATGACGAACCGCACGTGGATCTGCATTTTATTCGCGTGCATCGCAATCGGCGGGGCGCGATCCTCGGCTAACGTTTCGGAGAACCCTGCGCAGGATCTGCTAGCGAATCAACGCACCAGGACTGTATTGGAAGCTGAGAGAAACGACAAAAACTGGACCACCCTGTCCGAAGCACTGGATATTTTTAACGTGCGCCATCTTGCCAGCAATTGGACCGAGGGGAGATATCCTGTCGATGAACAATGCGCCAAAGACATCACCAGATACATCCAGGGACTGAAGAGGAACGAGAGATGGGCACTGAAAGGTACGTCGAAGCACGATTGTGATTAACCACTGACGAGTCTCAATGaatcattaatataaataatcgcgAGCGATTAactttacaatattacaaaataatcatttatgaCTACGAATGGCAAACGTAAATTTGCATCTGACAAATGTTGTGTACAAAGTAATCATCACCTCGGTACATCGCTCATTTAAGTCCGCTATTATCTTTGCGCTCGAAGATTTCTATTTGCAAACGATTTTTCTAGTCGAAGGGTTAATCGTTCGGTGTCTCTTTAACGATCGAAGATTGCGAAAATTTTCTCCATTCGGTGACTTCCAACCTAACGACCGGGCCGATCTTCTTTTTCCAAGCGTTACGAAACCATGGCGGCGTCGCGACTCACGgacaaaaatttcttatacAAATAGAAAGTTTTACAATGTTATGAGTCAAAACTGCTCGCAGTGTCCCTCAAGTGCACCCTTTTCTCCAGTCCagttagaaattttttaatattctcacAGCTTTTTACGTAATGTTTCCTCTCGTCGTATTGTTTCAATGATCATCGATATTAAGATTGCCGTCAATTTGAATTTCCTCGTTCAATTATTCAAGTTCCTCGTAAAGTTTCCTCGCCTAATATCGTTTGAATAAccgtaaaaattaaattgctgtCAATTCGAATATCCTCAATCGATGATTTCAGTTCGagtatgtaaatttataaatgtttccttCACGATTCTCAGGGTTGAATGCTTGAGAAACAGCTAACTGGTTTAATATCTCATAGTTGTCGTATTAGCGGCTAGAGAACGATTGGCGAAAACTGGTTAAAATAATCCCGTGCCGAAGCAGGAAGTATTAGAAAACTATAACTTACAACGCATGATTTACGACGCAACGATAgggttaacaaaaattattcccCTGAATTATTCATACATCACacgaatattaaatgtattttatacgtGCCCCTATAATCTCTTGATTGCTTTTGTATACTTACAAGAGAACTTGAAAGAAGAAACACAAAAATCCTCCCGATCGGAAGTtcaaaagttattagatttttagATGTTGAGCTTTCGTAGAaattagagaaagaaaattggcGACAACGGTTTTCTCGAAGGAACCGCAGTAATTCACTTTCGTGGGTAAGGAAAGTGAGAGTCGAGGCGTGTCGCGACAGCTGGCCATAGTCGTCCTCCCTAACACATCTGTCTTTCTCCCCGGACAGTTGCTCTTGGTTTGCCTACTTTCATCGTGAAATTTCACTTTTCGTGACCCGAGAGACGCAACTCCTTGCCAACGAGCAGCTAGCCGCGACAAGTCGCTTTCGACGCTTCCGAAACCCTCGGTCAATGCCACTTTTCGCGAGTTCCTTCGGGTTTGCGAAAGTTTTCACGGTCGGTCAATGGAGCACCAGAAGCGATACAACATAATCGTTTGGAATTAACATCGATGAACATATCAGAAAATGTCCCGCTGGATTCTTCGGTGtctgatttttcttcttcgaaaacgcgttgaaaaatgtcgaaaggTCCTATAGCTACAGTCGAGGTACATAGTCTCTGATGCTAAGCCTACAACAACTGGTTTAACCCGTTCGAGCTTCATTTACTTTTTGCTTCGCGTGGTGAAGTTGCTGGTTTGTTTGTGACGAACTACTACTAGTCAGCTGGCGTTTATAACGTCTGCGACCGTGTTTTGACACTAGTCGGGCTCGTAGTCGTGGCTGAATGGTTGTTAAATTTACCATTAAGTCGTATTTCAATTACCAAATTGCCCCTTTTACCAAGCTAATCTCTATAGtaagaagaaacgaaatatacggttcagaattaatttgcatTAAGAGTTGGGAAAACGTATACAGCAGCGAATAACTTTATCTACGACGGCTGACTGTGACGTCTGACCTAATACGCCTCCACAGAATGTCTCCCTTTCTCTGTAGAATATCGTTCGAGTAGACCTGGCGGGTTTCAATGTCCGACCTAAACGTTTCCAAGAGGCCCAGACTACTTGCCATCTAGAGTAAACCATGCAAGACGTACGAATTAAGAAACATGACGTTGTAAGTTCTTAGTATCGCTGTGCCACGCCTTAAAAATATCCCTTTTCAAAGGCTGCGCCGTCGACCAGCGTGGATCTGTGTAGATGAAAGCAGCAAGTGGGTCAGGGTTGTCCCTTCGTCTTTGTGCAGCTTCGGGAATGCACAGAGGCTGTCAGACAGGCACGCGAGGATGAAGACCATCGTAAAACGACGAAGATAATTTATTCTGAATAGCTAGCACACTCtggtataaatagaaaataaccACGACGgataattgataataattccGAAGTgtgtaataaaaaagaatgataCCGAGCGACACGGTCTTAATGTCCATCGACGCTTATTAAACGAAAAGGATTGTTTCGATAGTCGAAATAAGATCAGTAGTTATTACAGGGTTTTAAACGAACCACTACCCGCACATTGGCCAGTTGCAACTTATCGGACCTTGCGTTTTACGACTGTTACGATTTTTTCTATCACTAATTGCACAACGCCGATCGATTATCGCGCGAGATCGTACGCAACGTTATCAACAAGCAAAAGGTCGGCTGGAAAAGGATACGTGATCGAGAAACTATGACGAAAGGCAAGCAGTTTGttagaaaattaacgaatcgaATCCTTCATTCGTGATTTTTGAGACGATACGAAGAGACATTACGATGATTGGATCTCGGATATCGCGAACGTAGAAATGGTAATCGTGCCCAAAGAATTCTGCCTGTGTCTAGGACTCTTTTCCAAATTTATGGCGAAACCTTTCGCGATATAGCCTGCCtgaaatcgaagaaacgagTCGATAAACCGCATGGCACGACCAAAAGAGGAACAAACTGGTTCTTACCTCGTTTACTTTCGGCGTATCCCGTTACGAGGAAGAAGTCTCTCGATTGAACGGTACTGAATAAGGCTGAGGGCACATGTTACATCGAACCGAATGTGGTAAACTGTATAGGATCTGTACTGAAATACAGCATTTCTGATCCAGGCCCTATCGCAAGTCGAGCCAGCCCATATTAGCaagagtataaaataaaatccaaaaAAGGGAGTATTATACTCTAATAatcaaaataacgaaatacaaCCAAGTACTTGAAGACCCTCGAGCACCCGtgaagaatataataattagtcGATGATTAAGCAAGAACGCACTAAAAGCTAAACGATTAATATCGTGCAGTTATCGTCCCTAATAGAAAACTGCCAAGTAGACAAGGTAATTCCGAACGAGAGAGAGGCAGGTGGATGTCACGTTTGAAACGTGTACCAAAGATGAGAACACCCGTTTTCTAGAAAGTTGTTCCTGTGAGATagggaataaaattttgttaacgtCCAATTATCTTCTAATGTTTATGATTTCCGGTGAGAACCGTGTCCAGAGCTCTCCCCAATTTCCGAGAGGAAAAGTCCACGGGCGCCGTCGACTTTCACCTCTCGTCTAGCAGCGTGCTCCGTTTCCGTCGTAGGAACTTCAAATTTGTACAATACCGCGAGAAAGGTGAAAGGTGCTGTACAAATGAACGACATTAGCGACGTTACAATTACGACGTTTGAAACGGGACTAACGGAGCGCCAATTGTGAGAAGCGTTCGCCTTTCGACTTTCAGCTGCTCGGTAGAGGAGACTGTGATCGATAGAAGCAAGTTAAATAACGTAAGGATGGTTAGGTCGAAAAAAGGACCGTtacgatataatatttatatttttaatctccAGCGATTCGTGCAACGTTAGAAAGTCTGAGGAAAACGTAAGCGATGGAACACAACCGAAGCAGAGAAACCGGCACAATTATCGAAATTACGTCACGCCGGGTAAAAAAAACCCGCGTCCCAGGAAGAAAGGATTACGTGTAAGGCGGGCATGCGAGCGCAACTTTCACGTAACCCGACTTTTCTTGAACAAGTCGATTCCTTTATatctctttcttttccaaagTGACATAACGCGATACCGGGCAAAACACCCGGGCCCCAGCTTCCTAGTTCGTGGCGCACGCCGCTCACGATCTGCCATTTCTCCGGCGAACGCTCTTGCACGGCGGCTTTCGACGTCTGGTTGGGTGAAACGTGCGATTGCACGGACCGATTCGTGAAATTTATAACTAACGGATCCCTAAAGAATCGAAATGATAAATGCATTTCAGAAAAACGGAAGGAGTAGAAGAGATAACCAGTGTCTAATTGCTAAAGATCTAATCGTATCTCGAGACGAGAtacctttattttattctccaGAGTTATCTCCTCTGTTTAAACACTCTGTATACGTTTCTATCGCGTGATTGTTATGTAAGGAAATATACCCTTATGTACTTTCTACGTGTTACGCTTCCAAACAGGTTTCCTTCGACGTAAACTTGCACAGGCATGTGGAACGTACTCGTGGCCTAATCTATCGCGTTTCTCTATTGTGTCGTGTAACTTCATTGGTATAGTCAACGAGAATCAGtcgaacgagaagaaaaactatgaatagaaaatatcaaCATAATGTACGCATGAAAAAAGttgcacatttttttaaatagtcaACACACGATCGCGGAGTCTTGAAACCTgttttctcgttaaaaaaaagttctcgATTGCAATAGCGACAATTTCTCCGTAGGTTCTCATAATTGAGTATTGTTGCAAATCGATGTATTTTCCTCGTAAAGACTGATGCGATAATTTCGTGTTGCGAAAAAGAGTTACACGCAAGTTTAAGAAGCGTCGATATGAAGCGTCGATATGAAGCGTATAAAGAGTAGAAAGTACCTGCGTATACACCTTGCGTAACAGCCCAAATACATTCCAACTCGGTCATTCCATACGCTCCGTCTCGCTTATTAACGAACATCGCATAATACCGCTGAGTTAAGGAACAAGCTCTCCGACAAACGAACGCTGAAACAGAAAAGTTTCATTGCAACATTAATATCGGCGTGTTTTCCTCGCGAAACGCTGCGTACGGCTAATGATACTATAATCAAATTACTGCTTGGCGTACACGTGAATAACCAAACACAATTTCTTGAATCTTCAGTCAATTTATGTACGGACGAACCGCGTCGTTGTTCTAACTGTAAATCGAGACAAAAATGTAAGCCGAATGGagtaaaatacatatgtataattaattaatttccaagaCAGACTTCTGAGACTATTCAAGCCTGAAGTTAAGCCAGAAATTTAGGACGAATGGGTTACGATACATATAGAAACATAAcgcgtaattaatttccaaagcaAGGTTCGTTCCATAGCGCTTTGAAGTCCTCTCAGGATGGCCTATTTCCAACGACATGGTTTGCGGATTGAGGACAAAATTTAACTCTAAGGCAAGCTCTGATCGATCACCGCTTGCCAAATCGTTCCTAAGGTCAGTTGGGAAATGCAGGGAGAACGCAATCGGGACTCGTTTTCGCTGACTGATCGCCGATTATGGGACAGCTTTGAAACGCATAGATTGCCGCAACCATTGTGATCGACGCGCCGTCCTAACGTCGGGCGTGCCAGGCGTTTCACTTTTCGTTCACCGGAAAAAGTTGCGCgcgttatcatttttcattccttttaCGGAGTCGCGTAACGCGTGGTTACGCAATCGAACGGCCAAGTAGCATCCTCGAGCCACGGTTTCGCTAATTTTTACTGCATCATCCGCGTATCGGATTAATTCAGGGGTGGCCAAGGCGACGAGCTTCTCGCAAGGAGCTACTCTTAAGTTACAGAAGATGTGGAAACATGTTTCAAGTACGAAGCAAAAGGTTTTAATTCTTTCTGCATTCTGTTAATTTACAGACCTCTAGAATCTGTACAACTTTTACTTGGAATACTTCTCGGTGACTTATGTAATTTAAGGATCAGAATCGGAGGCCTTCcttaatatagaaaaatatagaagtaaGAGTTTGAGCTCCTTACTAAGCTCCTTAGCGAGCGAATGGTTAATAGGATTTTAAAAAAGAGAGAGTAGATGCTCACGAGCTCCTTATGAAGTCATCTATTCATTCTTAGTCCAAGGAAAATGGCGAGCCGTAAGAAGAGATGTCCTCAGACAAGATTGCAATCGGTGGCAGTAAATTTCGTTGCTATTTCTCTTAAGGAAAGCTCGAAGGACACGTTTCTAGAATTCTCGTTCGTCTGCTTCGTGCTCATAAGTCAGACACGTCCACCTGGACATTAATATTGCAACACGAGCAGCTATGTAAAAGAGAGCCTTTCTCTTTCCGAATTACTTTCCCTATGATTGTCCAGACCGTGCTGTTTGGCACGTTCGATAGATCGGAAATAAACGGTAGATCGCTTTGTCACGGTCAATAATCGACAATGCCTCCGCCAAAGGAAACCACTCGCTCGGAACGAATAGCCAGGCCCGAAATTAACCTACTTTTCTTTGCCTGTATCCGAGTTTCTATCTTTATCGATTGTCCACTTAGTcgtctaattaaattaatcgtgAGTGTCCAAAATAAACAAGCTACACGATTCGATTGCATAACCAGCGCTCGCTGAgatatagaattaaaattggGAATCCTGAAACATCTCGATATTATCTTCTCGAGAAACGCGAATGgaaatttgataaaagaatCTCGAGAATCCTGGGGACGGGATCGACGAAGCACGTTAATCGCGATCTACAAGGCTAGCCACGGTAACACGCTGATAGATTCAAAAATTTCGcacagaaattttgtttatgcaACTGCTTCGTTCGTCGATCCAAATGTCAAGGATCTCGGTGACCCATGTTCGTATTACAGATAGCTTCAGCATAGTAGAATATACAGATTGATAAGTGTAGATCGAACCAAGAATAATTACCAAATAATAACTGgtttatataaacaagtgcataatcatttttcactttcattCTTTCAAGTATAAATAATGCGTTTCGTTTATAAGCATCAAGAGGTAAAGGTAACGagaaatttcaagaaacttATCGTTAGTCCTCAAAAGATTCCATAGAGACACGATGagcattatttaaaagtgCCATTGTTATCGTGAGAATGATAGAAATCTAAACTAAGCCATGTTGTTGTTCATGAACAACGCGGGGTTAGAGAAGcgttaatattcgaatataataaaattacgcgACGAGTTTGAATTTCCAACCTGGCGCCAGTTCTCTCAATACAACCAGCCAGGTAGGTGAAATTCGCCTCATTCAACAACAGGCGAACAAAGTCCTGGGGCAGCGAACCGAAACCCAGTTTTTTGAGCAACGCTCGTTGCAACAGCCCTTGATCTTTGCCTAGGAGGCCTCGACCATGAGTGCAACGCTCCGACAAGGAGACCTCTTAGCAAACCGGTCGCGCTCCTTGCGCGGCACCTATCGAATTCGTTTTCCcctttcttttataaaaacaatttttctcggAGTTCGGAGCTACTCTAACGGTAGAATCCTTCGCGCGTTTTCCCGAAAAAGAACCTGCACCTAACACGATTCATTAAAACTTGGAGGTACACCAAGTTATCATAAAACTTTTacgttattaaaacattttacttGTCGTATTCGTTACTTGATATTTTCGTCTAAATAAGAACGGTACCTGTTTATAGCGTTACAAAGGCATTCATGAATGAAACCTGGCTGGATTTCGTCAATGAACTACATAGATCGTATCATTATTCTATCACGAAACGACACGCGAGTCACGCACGAAGATCGAACTTGACTCTGACTCCCGCGATGTCGTCTCGTGCCAAAGAAAGTAACGTGTTCGTGGATGCCCATTGTCATTCTAATTTCTCCGTTGCTTCTGTGCGGACAGAATCGACAATAAGGTCTCCCATCGTCGAGATCATCGAGCGATTGAATGGGATGTCTGGAACGACGAGAAATCGAAGACTTAGTTCCTGCCTTAAATGACTGCGCCTATAAGTGGCAGCTGGATAACAATGTAACGGTGTAAAAGTGActattatatttcacgttatTTTAATATGCAATAAAGTTTCCTTAAATGCACAGGCTCGGAACTGaacttgtacatatttttgtttaaaaagtgGAAACATTATGAAAACCTGCCtgaaccccccccccccccctcaccTCCATTCCTCCACATAAAGGATGAAGCAAACCGTCCGCCGTATTTCGTACAAGCTCGTACAGGCATTGCCAGGAAGAACGTTCGATTCAATTATTCCATGTCCGCAATCGAGATTTCATTCAGCTTAATCGCGTGTCGCAAGTTGGATAACAGCACCCTTCGCGGCTCGTTTACATTTACACAAGAGACGTTCACTCGATGgtacataattttcattaccAACGGATTACGACATTCATCGAGAGAGGCGGTTCTCTAATAAGACTTTCTATCAGAGAAGAAAGTAGCATTATCTAATCGTCGGCGTTCCAGGTTTCCACAGACGCCCGTGTATGTGTTGTACCCTAATCACGGGTCCGTTGCGTTAACGATAAATTGCGGTTACGGGATAAATTGCAACGTCATCGTTTCACGCAAAACAGACCTAACCGAGGTTTTCATCCGAGCACGTTTCGCAACCGGTTTCCGGCGTCGCCATTTCGTTGGGTCTGACGTCGTGGAAGCGAAATTTCTCTCCGATCTTGTAATCCGCGCCAGATTATTTCATACGCAGCTTATGCGACGAGGTATCGGTGAATTCTGATTCGAAAGCAGTTCTTGACCTTGCTCACGTTCCTCGTGGTTCGTTTCGTGATCTCGAACGGCGTACATTTTCCCTCGAGCACGTTAAACTCGTTCAAACTTCTCGATCTCTTAGCTACCTCGACACTCCGCAGGTTTCGTGAAAAAGTTCGAAGGTGAGAAGGTCTAGAGTTGAATTCTACTTTTCGTTATTTCAGCGGATGACGCTTCGGGTCGTTACGGCAACGGTTTCTTCTGGGGAAACTCTTACTACGTCGGATCGTCCACCGAATGCGTCTACATCAACGAAGACTATGGAAGGCCGATCAAGAAAGCGCGTTCGGGTGCCTTGATGGAGGAACTGGACGTGTTCAACGCGGAACCGCGGAAGAGGAACACCGGTCCCAGCGAGAACAATCTCTGGATCGACATGAAAGTGGACAAGCCACCGTACAAATTAGGATTTTACATGATGACCATTTCGATAAACGCCACTGTGGCGCCTGCGGTAATAGGCTTGGTAATATTAGCGTAGAAACTCTACACCAGTGGCTGGCAATCTTTCTCGACTCTAAAACAAACCCAACCCTTATTTCATACCTGCAACAAGGAAAACTAACTcgtataaagaagaaaaataatattctaaaaaaaagaatacaaactCCAGATTTATTCGTGATATTAAGAACAAACGAAGCCTTCGAACCGCCCACACTGGAGCAAAGAAAGTTAAACTGTGCGTGGGAGAAGCAGATGGATTCGTTTGATTTTAATCTCACGAGTAAATCTGGAACCGTATTCTTTATCCTGATTAGTTCAACTCCGAGTACGAGTAACGGGGAGATCGAACAACGTTGGTTTtgagaataattaattgattgcAGACGCGAACGATTTATCTAGGAGTGTGTCTGCCGTTCTCGTGTTCCGCATCCGATGTCTCTGTGATAGCTAAACTCGCTGGGAGTTCTCTCGCCGCGCGGCATTCGTCGATTGAAAAGATTCGGGACCAGCACGACATGTACAACATGTACGAGGACCCTGTGTTCTGGATTTTATTGTACGTTCGTGGAGCGTAAAGGCAAAAGCGTTGAAAAATCGGTTATCCCGAGATCGCCAGTACTGGaattaaacgtaaattttactttcagtGGTGTAACCGCCGTAGTTTTCGTCTTGATGGCGTTTGGTACCGGATACGACATCTACGTAACGAGAAAATATTCACGCAGGAACATTATTTACGATCTGGAGAGGCACGCGAAACTGGACCAGCTGGCAGGCAGAAATCAAAAGCCACTAAACGGTAAGAATTGTGCGCGTGTAAGAGTTTTACGCTTCGAACGTCCTTCCCGTGTTTTTCCCTTCGACGCTGACACGAGAGCAACGAACATAGCGTCATTTGGTTACCCCTCCGAGATGAAAGAGGATCGACTAACACTTACAGACTACCACAGGACAAGGACAGTAGCAGAGACAGTGACACGcctttattattgtatttcgCAGCTTCTCAAGGTAAGGTCTACCTTCCTGTTCCAGCGACCGATGCTACCATCAACCGACAAGCGCAGGCGGTTAATAACAACAACGATCACGAAGGTAGTCTACGCTCGACTACTTCCGAGGAACACAAATTCGGTGAGCAGAACGTTTCGTAACGCATCAGACGAACTGCGTAGGATTTGCTTCCCCAATTTTAAGTAAACATTCTTCTCTCGCTGCATCGTTCCCCATATAAAGAATACAATCACTGAAAACATATGTCGCGGccaagtaaacaaaaaagtagCCCAATTTGGACACCCTCaatcgtatttatataaaatctgTTCGTAGGCGTACTCGAAGAATTGTTGCTGTCCTTCTCGGTGCTCACCAACGTGAAAATCATCTGCGACAATAAGGTCGGCGGCGATACGATCAGCACGATCCATGGTCTGAGAGTGATATCGATGACTTGGGTGATCCTCGGCCACACCTGCATCACCGCGTTCAAGTTCTCCGACAACATGGAGTATCGGAAGGTCGTGGAAAGAAAGTTCCTTTTCCAAACGATCTCTAACGGCGCTTTCAGCGTCGACACGTTCTTCTTCATGGGCGGGCTGCTCGTCAGCTTTCTGTACTTCAGAACGAACGCGAAGGGAGACTTGAAGACGCTCACGCAGGGTACACGGGGCCTCGTCTCGGGCAGTTTGAAGTTTATCGGGCTGCTTCTTTACCGATTCACTAGACTCACGGCCCCGTACATGTTCGTGCTGGGCGTAGTTCAGATCGCTATGAAATGGTTCCACTCGAACTCTGTGTTCGAGCCTCCTACCGCTGATCATTACAATTGTCCCAATTATTGGTGGAGgaatttactttatatcaaTACCCTGTTCCCGGTCGACCAAATGGTGAGTTCCTACTAGTCGTCTTCGTAGAGATGTTACAGATATAGATAGTAAGTGGAAATGTCTCAAGAGACATTACGATAGTAAACTTTTCTCGTTAGTAAGAGTAGACACCTAACGTCTGGATAATTTCAGTGCATGATTTGGAGCTGGTACGTCGCGGACGACACTCAATTTTACGTCATCGGCGCCGTGATACTAATCTTAGCAACGAACCACTTCAAGATCGCGACATTCGCGTTGAGCACTCTTTTACTCAGTTCCTGGTTAACGACGGGCTACATCGCCTTGGCGAACAACCATATGCCGAGCTCCGACGACCCGTTGGCGCTTTTCGATAAAATCTACGACAAACCGTGGACCAGGCTGGGCCCTTACCTCATAGGCATGTCAATGGgttactttcttttcaaaactGATTGCAAAGTGAAGATGACcaaggtaaataaaaaaatcatgataCGTTGATAGCTCCTAATGAATTACGGCTTTATCTCCAATTCGATACATTCCAGACGACGGTCTGCGTGGGGTGGCTTCTCTCTTCGGCGTGTCTTTTGAGTCTGTTGTACGGCTTGTACGAAGCAGACCTTAGTCCCATAATGGCAGCAGCTTACTCCTCGTTAAGTCACAGCATCTGGGCATTTGGTTTGTCCTGGATCGTGATGGCGTGCAGCACAGGTTACGGAGGTAAACGTTACGCGATGAAAACTAAGTAAAAGCTACGTATACTCGTGTAAATCGCGAGAGGATAGTATAACAAATCCGATCTTTACAGGGTGCGTGAATAGTATTCTATCAGCACCGATCCTGTATCCAGTCAGTAGAATAACATACTGCGCTTACTTGATACATCCGCTTGTGATTCGACTAACAGCTTTGAACTTGGACTCGCCGTTTCATTTAGGAAAATACACTATGGTACGTCTGTATACgaataaactatttttgtctttttcttttttttccacgctTGTCGAACAACGTAATTAAGCGAGATATGTTTTACAGATGATAACATTCCTTGGACAACTGGTTCTGTCCTATGTGTTATCGTTCATCATATCGTTGTCTTTCGAGGCTCCTATAGTGAGCATGTTAAAGATACTTTCTCCGAAAAAACGAAAACGCATACAATGAG contains:
- the LOC128881297 gene encoding O-acyltransferase like protein-like isoform X2; protein product: MTNRTWICILFACIAIGGARSSANVSENPAQDLLANQRTRTVLEAERNDKNWTTLSEALDIFNVRHLASNWTEGRYPVDEQCAKDITRYIQGLKRNERWALKADDASGRYGNGFFWGNSYYVGSSTECVYINEDYGRPIKKARSGALMEELDVFNAEPRKRNTGPSENNLWIDMKVDKPPYKLGFYMMTISINATVAPATRTIYLGVCLPFSCSASDVSVIAKLAGSSLAARHSSIEKIRDQHDMYNMYEDPVFWILFGVTAVVFVLMAFGTGYDIYVTRKYSRRNIIYDLERHAKLDQLAGRNQKPLNASQGKVYLPVPATDATINRQAQAVNNNNDHEGSLRSTTSEEHKFGVLEELLLSFSVLTNVKIICDNKVGGDTISTIHGLRVISMTWVILGHTCITAFKFSDNMEYRKVVERKFLFQTISNGAFSVDTFFFMGGLLVSFLYFRTNAKGDLKTLTQGTRGLVSGSLKFIGLLLYRFTRLTAPYMFVLGVVQIAMKWFHSNSVFEPPTADHYNCPNYWWRNLLYINTLFPVDQMCMIWSWYVADDTQFYVIGAVILILATNHFKIATFALSTLLLSSWLTTGYIALANNHMPSSDDPLALFDKIYDKPWTRLGPYLIGMSMGYFLFKTDCKVKMTKTTVCVGWLLSSACLLSLLYGLYEADLSPIMAAAYSSLSHSIWAFGLSWIVMACSTGYGGCVNSILSAPILYPVSRITYCAYLIHPLVIRLTALNLDSPFHLGKYTMMITFLGQLVLSYVLSFIISLSFEAPIVSMLKILSPKKRKRIQ